The following are from one region of the Gloeomargarita lithophora Alchichica-D10 genome:
- a CDS encoding DUF2232 domain-containing protein, producing the protein MSAPRVRPELPLALVETAFLASTASLGWLASFYLGLTPVLRLFLPIPLALATRRWGNRWGWLGLGTTFLLLSVLMGPPRGLAYIFRYGFLALLLGYHWRRGKGWGTTVLQGIGVGTVGFFGQIMVLSVLVGENLWLYVTNQATQALEWVLDRLGILAQPEVMWIQVATVVLVMVNSAVYTFVVQLVAWALLERLDTPVPPPPNWLRVWLGLDEP; encoded by the coding sequence ATGAGTGCCCCCCGGGTGCGGCCTGAATTGCCCCTGGCCTTGGTGGAAACGGCGTTTTTAGCCAGTACGGCCAGCCTGGGCTGGTTGGCGAGCTTTTATCTGGGGTTGACTCCTGTACTGCGCTTGTTTTTACCAATTCCCCTGGCGTTGGCGACCCGGCGCTGGGGAAATCGCTGGGGCTGGTTGGGGTTGGGCACGACGTTTTTATTGCTATCGGTGTTGATGGGGCCGCCCCGGGGGTTGGCCTACATTTTTCGCTATGGATTTTTGGCTCTGTTGTTGGGTTACCACTGGCGGCGGGGCAAAGGCTGGGGCACCACCGTACTGCAAGGGATTGGGGTGGGGACGGTGGGTTTTTTTGGGCAGATTATGGTGCTGTCGGTGCTGGTGGGGGAAAATCTTTGGCTGTACGTCACTAACCAAGCCACCCAAGCCCTGGAATGGGTGCTAGACCGGCTGGGCATCTTGGCGCAACCGGAGGTGATGTGGATTCAGGTGGCTACGGTGGTTTTGGTGATGGTCAATTCGGCGGTTTATACCTTTGTGGTGCAGTTGGTCGCCTGGGCGTTGCTGGAACGCTTGGATACGCCGGTGCCGCCGCCGCCCAACTGGTTACGGGTCTGGTTGGGGCTGGATGAACCGTGA
- a CDS encoding peroxiredoxin, translating into MEGCLQVGQAAPDFTATAVVDMEFKPIKLSEYRGKYVVLFFYPLDFTFVCPTEITAFSDRYPEFAQLHTEVLGVSVDSQFSHLAWIQTDRKDGGLGDLSYPLVADLKKTISSAYNVLSPDGVALRGLFIIDKDGVIQHATINNLAFGRSVDETLRTLQAIQYVQSHPDEVCPANWQPGEKTMNPDPVKAKEYFAAI; encoded by the coding sequence ATGGAAGGGTGCTTACAGGTGGGGCAAGCGGCTCCCGATTTTACCGCCACCGCCGTGGTGGATATGGAATTTAAGCCCATCAAATTGTCTGAATATCGGGGCAAGTATGTGGTGCTGTTTTTCTACCCCTTGGACTTTACCTTTGTTTGCCCCACGGAGATCACCGCTTTTAGCGACCGTTACCCGGAATTTGCCCAGTTGCATACGGAGGTGTTGGGGGTATCGGTGGACAGTCAATTTTCCCATTTGGCCTGGATTCAAACCGACCGCAAAGATGGCGGGCTGGGGGATTTGAGCTATCCTTTGGTGGCGGATTTGAAAAAGACAATCAGTTCGGCCTACAATGTCCTTTCTCCCGATGGGGTGGCACTGCGGGGTTTATTTATCATTGACAAAGACGGGGTGATCCAGCACGCCACGATCAATAATTTGGCCTTTGGGCGCAGTGTGGATGAAACCCTGCGGACGTTGCAGGCTATCCAGTATGTGCAAAGCCACCCGGATGAAGTCTGCCCCGCCAACTGGCAACCGGGCGAAAAAACCATGAACCCCGACCCGGTGAAGGCCAAGGAATACTTCGCCGCCATCTAG
- a CDS encoding aspartate aminotransferase family protein, with protein MTTLLESPPATPALMPTYNRFPVTLVRGAGCRVWDDQGREYLDFVAGIATCSLGHAHPRLVQAMSDQIQQLHHVSNLYHIPLQAELAAFLTRHSGADRVFFANSGAEANEGAIKLARKYAHTVKGYEQPVIITAQASFHGRTLATLTATGQPKYQKHFDPLVPGFVYVPYNDLTALTKTVLELEQVAAILLEPIQGEGGVRPGEWDYFQGVRRLCDERGILLILDEVQSGMGRTGRWWGYERLGIEPDIFSSAKGLGGGIPIGAVLCKEQYSLFQPGDHASTYGGNPLACRAALTVGQAILELDLLSQVQQRGEQLHQGLNEWVTAHPDWFQEVRGWGLLQGLVLRPSAPFQAGDIVQRAIAKGLLLVPAGPQVIRFVPPLIVTEGEVNLALERLGDALKQ; from the coding sequence ATGACCACCCTTCTGGAATCCCCCCCGGCCACGCCAGCTTTGATGCCGACCTACAACCGTTTTCCGGTGACCTTGGTGCGGGGGGCGGGCTGTCGGGTGTGGGATGACCAGGGGCGGGAATATCTGGACTTTGTGGCGGGGATTGCCACCTGTTCCCTGGGGCACGCCCATCCCCGGTTGGTGCAGGCGATGAGCGACCAAATCCAGCAGTTGCACCATGTTTCCAATCTTTATCACATTCCTTTGCAGGCGGAACTGGCGGCATTTCTCACCCGCCATTCCGGTGCAGACCGGGTGTTTTTTGCCAATTCTGGGGCGGAGGCCAACGAGGGGGCGATTAAATTAGCCCGCAAATATGCCCATACCGTTAAAGGTTATGAACAACCGGTAATTATCACCGCCCAAGCCAGTTTCCATGGCCGGACGTTAGCCACCCTGACCGCCACCGGCCAACCCAAGTACCAAAAGCATTTTGACCCCCTGGTGCCGGGGTTTGTTTATGTGCCCTATAACGACTTGACTGCATTAACCAAGACGGTCTTAGAACTGGAGCAGGTGGCGGCGATTTTGCTCGAACCCATTCAAGGGGAAGGGGGCGTGCGTCCGGGAGAATGGGACTACTTCCAAGGGGTGCGCCGCTTGTGTGACGAACGGGGGATTTTGCTGATTTTAGATGAAGTCCAGTCCGGCATGGGGCGCACGGGTCGTTGGTGGGGGTACGAACGCCTGGGGATTGAACCGGATATTTTTTCCTCTGCTAAGGGGCTAGGCGGGGGGATTCCCATCGGGGCGGTGTTGTGTAAAGAGCAGTACAGTTTATTCCAACCCGGCGACCATGCCAGTACCTACGGGGGCAATCCCTTGGCCTGTCGGGCGGCCTTAACCGTGGGTCAGGCCATCTTGGAACTTGACCTGCTCAGCCAGGTGCAACAACGGGGGGAACAGTTACACCAGGGGTTAAATGAATGGGTCACGGCGCACCCCGATTGGTTCCAGGAGGTGCGGGGCTGGGGCTTGTTGCAAGGGTTGGTGTTGCGCCCGTCCGCACCGTTCCAAGCGGGGGATATTGTCCAACGGGCAATCGCCAAGGGCTTACTGCTGGTGCCCGCCGGCCCGCAGGTGATCCGGTTTGTGCCGCCTTTGATTGTTACCGAAGGGGAGGTAAATCTGGCTCTGGAACGTCTGGGGGATGCCCTGAAGCAGTAA
- a CDS encoding TldD/PmbA family protein — protein MAKLPMNATALLHEIDVSADWVGVRLVRETTTNHHLRDGHPQAHGRDTTWGAMVEVSVQGNLSYCATTQVTPAGIRQAAAQAHDQAKSVLLRTHTVPERPPATGQYLSPVAQPWREVSTKELTEILVKICHTLKINDEIVCTKASLAATELETWFVSTNGADLYQQQHYFSNHFAATAQVGTEVQTRSDHGMLARCYQGGLEWLLTDDLWERVQRIGEQALELVRAENCPEMRTHLVLAPDQMLLQIHESVGHPLELDRILGDERNYAGWSFVSVSDFGHLQYGSPLMNITFDPTVPGEFASYAVDDTGLPASREYLIQDGILRRGLGGYESQIRTGVAGVACGRACSWNRPPIDRMANLNLEPGMGNFNEVISDIEQGIYMKSNRSWSIDDYRRKFQFGCEYARLIENGQLTKTFKNPNYRGLSSDFWRNLVRLGGLETWEMYGSPYCGKGEPNQAIRVGHGSPVAVFANVEVFGGG, from the coding sequence ATGGCTAAGTTGCCGATGAATGCCACCGCTCTGTTGCATGAAATTGATGTGTCCGCCGATTGGGTAGGCGTGCGTTTGGTGCGGGAAACCACTACCAATCACCATCTGCGGGATGGCCACCCCCAGGCGCATGGCCGGGATACCACCTGGGGAGCCATGGTCGAAGTCAGCGTCCAGGGAAATTTGAGCTACTGCGCCACCACCCAAGTCACCCCCGCCGGCATTCGTCAGGCCGCCGCCCAAGCCCATGACCAGGCTAAATCAGTGCTGTTACGCACCCACACCGTTCCCGAACGCCCCCCCGCCACGGGGCAGTACCTCTCCCCGGTGGCGCAACCCTGGCGAGAGGTCAGTACAAAAGAATTAACCGAAATTTTGGTAAAAATCTGCCACACCCTCAAAATCAACGATGAAATTGTTTGTACAAAAGCCAGTCTAGCCGCCACGGAATTGGAAACCTGGTTTGTCAGTACCAATGGCGCAGATTTGTATCAGCAACAGCATTATTTCAGCAATCATTTTGCCGCCACCGCCCAAGTGGGTACGGAAGTGCAAACCCGCAGTGATCACGGGATGTTAGCCCGGTGCTACCAGGGGGGGCTGGAGTGGTTGCTCACCGATGACCTGTGGGAACGGGTACAACGGATTGGCGAACAGGCTTTGGAACTGGTACGGGCGGAAAACTGCCCAGAAATGCGTACCCATCTGGTGTTGGCTCCGGATCAAATGTTATTACAAATTCATGAAAGTGTCGGGCATCCCTTGGAGTTGGATCGCATCTTGGGAGACGAGCGCAATTACGCCGGGTGGAGTTTTGTTAGTGTAAGTGACTTTGGTCATTTGCAGTACGGTTCCCCCCTGATGAATATCACCTTTGACCCCACCGTACCAGGGGAATTTGCCAGCTATGCGGTGGATGATACGGGGTTACCCGCAAGCCGTGAATATCTGATCCAAGACGGCATTTTAAGGCGCGGGCTGGGCGGTTACGAAAGTCAAATCCGCACCGGGGTCGCCGGGGTCGCCTGTGGTCGAGCCTGTTCCTGGAATCGTCCCCCGATTGACCGCATGGCTAACCTGAATTTAGAACCGGGAATGGGTAATTTCAATGAAGTTATCAGTGACATTGAGCAGGGAATTTACATGAAATCGAATCGTTCCTGGTCTATTGATGACTACCGGCGCAAATTTCAATTCGGTTGCGAATACGCCCGGTTGATTGAAAACGGTCAACTCACCAAAACCTTCAAAAACCCCAATTATCGGGGGTTAAGTTCCGACTTTTGGCGCAATTTAGTCCGTTTGGGGGGCCTAGAAACCTGGGAAATGTACGGCTCCCCCTACTGTGGCAAAGGGGAACCCAACCAAGCGATTCGAGTTGGACACGGTTCCCCCGTAGCAGTATTCGCCAACGTGGAAGTGTTTGGGGGTGGTTAA
- a CDS encoding site-2 protease family protein: protein MEYKWEPAVLTGGVLLVLMGGWWRLQMLSLDRRLAWGQWFLLALPWGLWLGLIGLGIAVNFTVILWMLVMTQLGYVALGRWRRGLPVPVVLDVTPTEAAGTPFLGLAALRELFGWEHFFATELRPYRGGAIVVGNLRGNPAQVHRELTAKLQNRFGDEAYRLFLVADGQGRPTVVILPTAEVETEPVPWWRGLSLGLLGFTLLTCWQIAPPWGLLMGLVLLAHEGGHRWQAGRYGVRLLWPLWVPTAELGAFGGITRFATAVPHRTALWDIAAAGPGVGALVSGMLLLVGLGLSPTGDGVPVEPEWLQTSLLVGGLARLVLGAELQEPLVRLHPLVTVGWAGLVVTALNFLPVGCLDGGRMVQAVYGEKVLRATTLVTLVVLGCLGLGQPVLLSWGVLILFIQRRPERPNLEDITEPDDRRAFLTLGVLLLTLLVLLPWQAGLWGALGWGG from the coding sequence ATGGAGTATAAGTGGGAACCGGCGGTGCTGACCGGGGGGGTTTTGCTGGTATTGATGGGCGGCTGGTGGCGGTTGCAGATGCTGTCGCTGGATCGGCGGCTGGCCTGGGGGCAATGGTTTTTGTTGGCATTGCCCTGGGGGTTGTGGTTGGGGCTGATTGGGCTGGGAATTGCCGTGAATTTTACGGTAATTTTATGGATGCTGGTGATGACCCAGTTGGGTTATGTGGCCTTGGGGAGGTGGCGCCGAGGTTTACCCGTGCCTGTGGTGCTGGATGTCACCCCGACGGAAGCAGCGGGCACCCCGTTTTTGGGTTTGGCGGCACTGCGGGAGTTGTTTGGTTGGGAGCATTTTTTTGCCACAGAACTGCGTCCCTATCGGGGGGGGGCGATTGTGGTGGGAAATTTGCGGGGTAATCCGGCGCAGGTACACCGGGAGTTGACGGCGAAACTCCAAAACCGCTTCGGGGATGAGGCCTATCGGTTGTTTCTGGTGGCCGATGGTCAGGGTCGCCCCACGGTGGTGATTTTACCCACGGCGGAAGTGGAAACGGAGCCTGTGCCCTGGTGGCGGGGGTTGAGCTTGGGTTTGCTGGGCTTTACCCTGTTGACCTGTTGGCAAATTGCGCCGCCCTGGGGTTTGCTGATGGGGCTGGTATTGCTGGCGCATGAAGGGGGACACCGGTGGCAGGCAGGGCGGTACGGGGTGCGTCTGCTGTGGCCGTTGTGGGTGCCTACGGCGGAATTGGGTGCGTTTGGGGGGATTACCCGGTTTGCCACGGCTGTTCCCCACCGCACCGCTTTGTGGGATATTGCCGCCGCTGGGCCGGGGGTGGGTGCCCTGGTGAGTGGAATGCTTTTATTGGTGGGGTTGGGGTTATCCCCCACGGGGGACGGGGTGCCGGTGGAGCCGGAATGGCTCCAGACTTCTTTGCTGGTGGGGGGGCTGGCCCGGTTGGTTTTGGGGGCGGAATTGCAGGAGCCGTTGGTGCGGTTGCATCCCCTGGTGACCGTGGGCTGGGCGGGGTTGGTGGTCACGGCCTTGAATTTTCTGCCCGTAGGTTGCCTGGACGGGGGGCGGATGGTGCAGGCGGTTTATGGGGAAAAGGTACTGCGGGCAACGACTTTGGTAACCTTGGTCGTCTTGGGATGTTTGGGGCTAGGCCAACCGGTGTTGTTGTCCTGGGGGGTCTTGATTTTATTTATCCAACGCCGCCCGGAACGCCCCAACCTGGAGGATATTACGGAGCCGGATGACCGGCGGGCATTTCTGACCTTGGGGGTGTTGCTGTTGACGCTCCTGGTGTTGTTGCCCTGGCAGGCGGGGTTGTGGGGTGCCCTGGGATGGGGGGGATGA
- the thrC gene encoding threonine synthase yields MWQGLIHHYYDYLPVTQATPIVTLYEGNTPLIPVPRISSYLGKKNVQVWVKYDGLNPTGSFKDRGMTMAISKAKEQGATAVICASTGNTSAAAAAYARRAGMKAFVLIPDGYVALGKLAQALMYGAQVLAIQGNFDQALSLVRELAEKYPITLVNSLNPYRLEGQKTAAFEVVDQLGNAPDWLCIPVGNAGNITAYWMGFCQYFQQGKSQQLPRMFGFQAAGAAPIVHNQPVTHPETVATAIRIGNPVNWQNAIAVQEASQGGFYAVSDQEILTAYQLLAQEEGIFCEPASAASIAGLFHIQDQIPEGIRIVCVLTGNGLKDPDNALASGQKQLCQGIAPERDILAQAMGLLG; encoded by the coding sequence ATGTGGCAGGGTTTAATTCATCATTACTATGACTATTTACCCGTCACGCAAGCCACACCGATTGTCACTCTTTACGAGGGCAATACCCCCCTGATTCCCGTACCTAGAATTAGCAGTTATCTCGGCAAAAAAAATGTGCAGGTGTGGGTGAAATATGATGGTTTGAATCCCACCGGCAGTTTCAAAGACCGGGGGATGACCATGGCAATCAGCAAGGCCAAAGAGCAGGGGGCGACCGCCGTGATTTGTGCCAGTACGGGGAATACGTCCGCCGCCGCCGCCGCCTATGCCCGTCGGGCTGGAATGAAGGCATTTGTGTTGATCCCCGATGGGTATGTGGCACTAGGAAAATTAGCCCAAGCCCTAATGTATGGGGCGCAAGTCCTGGCGATTCAAGGTAATTTTGACCAGGCACTATCTTTGGTGCGTGAATTGGCTGAAAAATATCCAATTACCTTAGTTAATTCCTTAAATCCCTATCGTTTGGAAGGCCAAAAAACGGCGGCTTTTGAAGTCGTTGATCAACTGGGAAATGCTCCCGATTGGTTATGTATTCCAGTGGGCAATGCGGGCAATATCACCGCCTACTGGATGGGATTTTGTCAGTATTTTCAGCAGGGAAAATCCCAACAATTGCCCCGAATGTTTGGTTTTCAGGCTGCCGGAGCCGCCCCAATTGTCCATAACCAACCCGTGACCCACCCTGAAACCGTAGCCACAGCGATTCGGATTGGCAATCCGGTGAATTGGCAAAATGCAATTGCGGTGCAAGAGGCTAGTCAAGGGGGTTTTTATGCCGTTAGTGACCAGGAAATTTTGACCGCCTATCAACTATTGGCCCAGGAAGAAGGGATTTTTTGCGAACCCGCCAGTGCCGCTTCTATTGCCGGTTTATTTCACATTCAAGACCAAATTCCTGAGGGGATACGCATTGTCTGCGTGCTTACGGGTAATGGTCTCAAAGACCCGGACAATGCCCTTGCCAGTGGACAGAAACAACTCTGTCAAGGGATTGCGCCGGAGCGGGATATTTTGGCACAGGCGATGGGTTTGCTGGGGTAG
- the cobT gene encoding nicotinate mononucleotide-dependent phosphoribosyltransferase CobT yields the protein MIRGHNRPDWVRAWGEQVRRHRPELVCVLGFTETALIPGISAAGATPASRRTTAAADGEFLLRGVQPQPVYPLPPLIQGASPVYISHAIVRTLDIPITLVNTGLPVPLSVPAVHLGETPARCVSTGRAMDLTTVHQLWQRGWDWGKSLLISKHTSKQKHYYILGECVVGGTTTALAVLTGLGYRARGRVSSSHPQGNHAQKWQVVQSGLGRAGTLTNPWVVLAAVGDPMQVVVAAITLAIHRDVPILLAGGTQMLAVWAVIQAIADHEGLPWHPERVLVGTTGWVVKDGSAQVVALAEDLGAPLATAALDFSHSQYKVLQVYERGFVKEGVAAGGCALAAHWYQGWGNAQVLRAVEGLLTASGHPPDVPEPDLPPLR from the coding sequence GTGATCCGGGGGCACAATCGCCCGGACTGGGTGCGGGCTTGGGGGGAGCAGGTGCGGAGGCACCGTCCTGAGTTGGTCTGCGTGTTGGGGTTTACGGAAACGGCCTTGATTCCCGGCATTTCGGCGGCGGGTGCCACACCAGCCTCCCGGCGTACCACGGCGGCGGCGGATGGGGAATTTCTCCTGCGAGGAGTGCAACCCCAGCCGGTTTATCCCTTGCCGCCTTTGATTCAAGGGGCTTCGCCGGTGTATATTTCCCATGCGATTGTGCGGACATTAGATATACCCATAACCCTGGTGAATACGGGTTTGCCGGTGCCCCTGTCGGTTCCAGCGGTGCATCTGGGTGAGACCCCGGCGCGCTGTGTGAGTACCGGGCGAGCGATGGACTTGACCACCGTCCACCAGCTTTGGCAGAGGGGTTGGGACTGGGGAAAATCGTTGCTTATATCTAAACATACGTCTAAACAAAAGCATTACTATATTTTGGGGGAATGCGTGGTGGGGGGCACGACCACGGCGTTGGCGGTACTCACGGGGTTGGGGTATCGGGCGCGGGGGCGGGTGAGTAGTAGCCATCCCCAGGGCAACCACGCCCAAAAATGGCAGGTGGTGCAGAGCGGGTTAGGTCGGGCGGGAACATTGACCAACCCCTGGGTGGTTCTGGCCGCCGTGGGTGACCCGATGCAGGTGGTCGTGGCGGCAATTACCCTGGCGATCCATAGAGACGTACCGATTTTATTGGCCGGGGGAACGCAGATGCTGGCGGTGTGGGCGGTAATCCAGGCGATTGCTGACCACGAAGGTTTGCCCTGGCATCCCGAACGGGTGCTGGTGGGCACCACCGGCTGGGTGGTCAAGGATGGCAGCGCCCAAGTGGTGGCCTTGGCGGAGGATTTGGGGGCACCCTTGGCAACAGCGGCTCTGGATTTTAGCCATTCCCAGTACAAAGTATTACAGGTATATGAACGAGGCTTTGTCAAAGAAGGAGTCGCCGCCGGGGGTTGTGCCTTGGCCGCCCATTGGTATCAGGGTTGGGGAAATGCACAGGTCTTACGGGCGGTGGAAGGGTTACTTACTGCTTCAGGGCATCCCCCAGACGTTCCAGAGCCAGATTTACCTCCCCTTCGGTAA
- the ndk gene encoding nucleoside-diphosphate kinase has protein sequence MERTFMAIKPDGVQRGLVGEILRRFEAKGFTLVGLKLMHVSKELAEKHYDVHRERPFFPGLVEFITSGPLVAMVWEGDGVVASARKMIGATNPLSAEPGTIRGDFGISIGRNLIHGSDAIETAQREIALWFSSEELVSWQPAAVAWLVES, from the coding sequence ATGGAACGGACATTTATGGCCATCAAACCGGATGGGGTGCAGAGGGGACTGGTGGGGGAAATCCTGCGCCGTTTTGAAGCTAAGGGGTTTACGCTGGTGGGTTTGAAATTGATGCACGTCAGCAAAGAATTAGCCGAAAAGCATTACGATGTCCATCGGGAGCGGCCATTTTTCCCTGGGCTGGTGGAATTTATCACCTCCGGGCCGTTGGTGGCGATGGTCTGGGAGGGGGACGGGGTGGTGGCTTCCGCCCGAAAAATGATTGGGGCAACCAACCCCCTCAGTGCCGAACCCGGAACAATTCGGGGGGATTTTGGCATCAGTATTGGCCGGAACCTGATCCACGGTTCTGATGCGATTGAAACCGCCCAGCGGGAGATTGCCCTCTGGTTTAGCTCGGAGGAATTGGTGTCCTGGCAACCGGCGGCTGTGGCTTGGTTGGTAGAATCGTAG
- the mtnA gene encoding S-methyl-5-thioribose-1-phosphate isomerase: MSILPIAWAYDHVRLIDQTRLPVEFSYVEIRRAMDMVTAIQTMIVRGAPAIGVAAAFGIALAAQEIDTEERQEFLEHLETVATALRHTRPTAINLFWAIDQMLNTARQTVGPMGFLQEKLIEAAQNLAVDEYHTCVTIGDQGLACLPTQPQRLTLMTYCNAGALATAGYGTALGVIRSAHNAQRLMQVYVCETRPRLQGARLTAWECVQDRISATLITDNMAGYCMQKGLIHGVVVGADRIALNGDTANKIGTYSLAVLAHTHQIPFYVAAPLSSIDWTLSNGSQIPIEERDIEEVYKIGDQWLTTPGIEIFNPSFDVTPARYITGIITERGVVPPDQLQQLQP; this comes from the coding sequence ATGTCTATCCTGCCGATTGCCTGGGCCTACGACCATGTGCGCCTGATTGACCAAACCCGCCTGCCCGTGGAGTTTTCCTATGTGGAAATCCGCCGGGCGATGGATATGGTCACGGCGATCCAAACCATGATTGTCCGGGGTGCCCCGGCGATTGGGGTGGCCGCCGCCTTTGGGATTGCTTTGGCGGCTCAGGAAATTGACACCGAAGAACGGCAGGAATTCCTGGAACACTTGGAAACCGTCGCCACCGCCCTGCGTCACACCCGCCCCACGGCGATTAACCTCTTTTGGGCGATTGACCAAATGTTAAATACGGCGCGGCAAACCGTTGGCCCAATGGGTTTTTTGCAGGAAAAATTGATCGAAGCCGCCCAAAATCTCGCGGTGGATGAATACCACACCTGCGTCACCATCGGCGATCAAGGGTTAGCCTGCCTGCCGACCCAACCCCAGCGTCTCACCCTGATGACCTACTGCAACGCCGGGGCTTTGGCCACCGCTGGTTACGGCACTGCCCTGGGGGTGATTCGCTCCGCCCACAATGCCCAACGGCTAATGCAAGTGTATGTGTGCGAAACCCGTCCCCGCCTGCAAGGTGCCCGCCTCACCGCCTGGGAATGCGTGCAAGATCGGATTTCCGCCACGCTGATTACCGATAATATGGCCGGTTATTGTATGCAGAAAGGGCTGATTCATGGGGTCGTGGTGGGTGCCGACCGGATTGCCCTCAACGGCGACACCGCCAACAAAATTGGCACCTACAGCCTCGCCGTCCTCGCCCATACCCACCAGATTCCCTTTTATGTGGCCGCCCCCCTGTCCAGTATTGATTGGACTTTGAGCAATGGCTCCCAAATCCCCATCGAAGAACGGGACATCGAAGAAGTTTACAAAATCGGTGACCAATGGCTGACCACCCCCGGCATCGAGATTTTTAACCCCAGCTTCGATGTCACCCCGGCGCGCTACATCACCGGCATTATCACCGAACGGGGCGTGGTGCCCCCCGACCAACTCCAACAATTGCAACCCTAA
- the trmFO gene encoding FADH(2)-oxidizing methylenetetrahydrofolate--tRNA-(uracil(54)-C(5))-methyltransferase TrmFO, with amino-acid sequence MTAIHVIGGGLAGTEAAWQIAEMGFPITLWEMRPATKTPAHHTEELAELVCSNSFGARAVDRATGLLQQELRELGSLVMRVADAQAVPAGGALAVDRAHFSQELTQILAQHPLVTLRREEVREIPPGMVILATGPLTSPALAAQLQHLTGQEYLSFFDAASPIVLGESINREIAFLASRYDKGEAAYLNCPLDRPEYEAFWQALINAEQAPLKDFEASEKKFFEACLPIEEMARRGIDTLRFGPMKPVGLRDPRHPTRRAHAVVQLRPEDRAGNLWNLVGFQTNLRWGEQQRVLRLIPGLEQAEFVRYGVMHRNTFLNAPRILQATLQFRDYPHLLAAGQLTGTEGYATAVAGGWLAGTNLVRLVQGLPLVTLPTTTMMGALFYFISTAEAKHFQPMPANFGILPPLPTTMKQKSARYQAYSQRSLADLAPWRAQQLTRPVPHH; translated from the coding sequence ATGACAGCCATTCATGTGATCGGCGGCGGCTTGGCCGGTACGGAAGCGGCTTGGCAAATCGCCGAGATGGGATTTCCCATCACCCTATGGGAAATGCGGCCAGCCACCAAAACCCCCGCCCACCATACGGAGGAATTGGCGGAACTGGTGTGTAGCAATTCCTTTGGGGCGAGGGCGGTGGACCGGGCGACGGGATTGTTACAGCAGGAACTGCGGGAGTTGGGTTCGCTGGTAATGCGGGTGGCGGATGCCCAGGCGGTACCCGCCGGGGGAGCTTTGGCGGTGGATCGGGCGCACTTTAGCCAAGAGTTGACCCAAATTCTCGCCCAGCATCCCCTCGTTACCCTGCGCCGGGAAGAAGTGCGGGAAATTCCCCCCGGCATGGTGATCCTCGCCACGGGACCTTTGACCAGCCCCGCCCTTGCCGCCCAACTTCAGCACCTCACCGGGCAGGAATATCTGAGTTTTTTTGATGCGGCCAGCCCCATTGTTTTGGGGGAATCCATCAACCGGGAGATTGCGTTTCTCGCCAGCCGCTACGACAAGGGGGAGGCGGCCTACCTGAACTGTCCCCTGGATCGCCCGGAATACGAAGCATTTTGGCAGGCATTAATCAACGCAGAACAGGCTCCCCTCAAGGATTTTGAAGCGTCAGAAAAGAAATTTTTTGAAGCCTGCTTACCCATTGAAGAGATGGCCCGCCGGGGCATAGATACCCTGCGCTTTGGGCCGATGAAACCCGTGGGACTGCGTGACCCCAGGCATCCCACCCGCCGTGCCCATGCGGTGGTACAACTGCGCCCCGAAGACCGGGCGGGCAACCTCTGGAATCTGGTCGGGTTTCAAACCAACCTGCGCTGGGGCGAACAACAACGGGTTTTGCGGCTGATTCCCGGTTTAGAGCAGGCGGAATTTGTCCGCTACGGGGTGATGCACCGCAATACCTTTCTCAATGCCCCCAGAATTTTGCAGGCCACTTTGCAATTTCGGGATTATCCCCACCTGTTGGCCGCCGGGCAACTCACGGGCACGGAAGGTTATGCAACGGCGGTGGCGGGGGGGTGGCTCGCCGGTACCAATCTGGTGCGCTTGGTTCAGGGACTGCCCTTGGTGACCTTGCCCACCACCACGATGATGGGGGCATTGTTTTACTTTATCAGTACGGCAGAAGCAAAACACTTCCAGCCCATGCCCGCCAATTTTGGCATTTTGCCCCCCCTCCCCACCACGATGAAGCAAAAATCCGCCCGTTATCAAGCCTACAGCCAGCGGTCATTGGCGGATTTAGCCCCCTGGAGGGCACAACAACTAACCCGCCCAGTGCCACACCATTAA